A genomic region of Runella rosea contains the following coding sequences:
- a CDS encoding DUF58 domain-containing protein — MSTRTLDVARVRQYGNLEFLARQLVEGFITGLHKSPFHGFSVEFAEHRLYNTGESTRHIDWKVYGKTDRLFVKRYEEETNLRCHLLIDTSSSMYYPEPNHDKITFSAMAAASIANLLQRQKDAVSLCTFSDTIEIQTPIKSTPSHIHKIFLDLEGILQKPKEQRKTAVADVLHLIAEKIHKRSLVVIFSDMFEDITQTDRIFSAMQHLRHNLHEVLLFHVTDRRTEEEFAFDDRPYEFIDLESGEKVKVQPGQVKKQYQEAVKKYYQELKLKCGQYKIDFIEADVAKGYDQILSAYLVKRNKMR; from the coding sequence ATGAGCACACGAACGCTGGATGTTGCAAGAGTAAGACAATACGGTAATTTAGAGTTTCTGGCTCGGCAGTTGGTTGAAGGTTTTATCACGGGTCTTCATAAGTCTCCCTTCCATGGTTTTTCGGTCGAATTTGCCGAGCATCGTCTCTATAATACGGGCGAGAGTACGCGGCATATCGACTGGAAAGTATACGGAAAAACCGACCGATTGTTTGTAAAACGCTACGAAGAAGAGACCAATCTACGCTGTCACTTGTTGATTGATACGTCGTCGTCGATGTATTATCCTGAGCCTAATCACGACAAGATTACATTCAGTGCGATGGCAGCGGCGAGCATCGCCAATCTCCTCCAACGCCAGAAAGACGCCGTCAGTCTGTGTACTTTCTCGGATACGATTGAAATTCAGACGCCAATCAAATCAACTCCTTCGCATATCCACAAGATTTTTTTGGACTTGGAAGGTATTCTTCAAAAACCCAAAGAACAGCGTAAAACGGCCGTGGCCGATGTGCTTCACTTGATTGCCGAAAAAATTCACAAACGGTCGTTAGTTGTCATTTTTAGTGATATGTTTGAAGATATTACGCAAACAGACCGCATTTTTTCGGCCATGCAGCACCTGCGTCACAACCTGCACGAAGTCCTGTTGTTTCACGTTACCGACCGCCGCACCGAAGAAGAATTTGCCTTTGATGACCGCCCGTACGAGTTCATTGATTTGGAATCAGGAGAAAAAGTAAAAGTTCAGCCCGGACAAGTCAAAAAGCAGTACCAAGAAGCGGTCAAAAAATATTATCAGGAATTGAAATTAAAATGTGGTCAGTATAAAATTGACTTTATAGAAGCCGACGTGGCCAAAGGCTACGACCAAATCCTGTCGGCTTATTTGGTAAAGAGAAACAAGATGCGTTGA
- a CDS encoding septal ring lytic transglycosylase RlpA family protein, producing METILLVELNPKKPMYYTPFYLILLLSFFTLNSASAQLLGKEEQGKASFYNKMFDGRQTSSGEKFNQKELTAAHRSLPINTMIEVTNLSNNKSVIVRVNDRGPFHHTRLIDLTRAAAEHLGFIKSGIASVKLRVVGMEGMILLGQNEIITDTGDIIEKANKL from the coding sequence GTGGAAACCATTCTTTTAGTGGAATTAAACCCGAAAAAACCTATGTATTATACCCCATTTTATTTAATTTTACTGTTGTCGTTTTTCACATTAAATTCTGCTTCAGCACAATTGTTAGGCAAAGAAGAACAGGGGAAAGCGTCTTTTTACAACAAAATGTTTGACGGTCGGCAGACCTCTTCTGGCGAAAAATTTAACCAGAAAGAATTAACCGCCGCCCATCGTTCCCTCCCAATCAACACCATGATTGAAGTAACGAATCTATCAAACAATAAATCGGTGATTGTTAGAGTTAATGACCGAGGCCCTTTTCATCATACACGTCTGATTGACCTGACTCGCGCCGCTGCCGAACACCTAGGTTTTATTAAATCTGGCATCGCTTCGGTCAAGCTTCGAGTGGTTGGTATGGAAGGAATGATTTTGCTCGGACAAAATGAAATCATCACCGATACGGGAGATATCATCGAAAAGGCCAACAAACTTTAA
- a CDS encoding DUF3276 family protein produces MEDKDREKIYSKRVKAGKRTYFFDVRSTRSNDYYLTITESRRFPQGDGFAYEKHKMFLYKEDFDKFVDALQDTVNHIKTELMPNIDFSQYAVREEEDYSGSDLKWE; encoded by the coding sequence GTGGAAGATAAAGACCGAGAAAAAATCTACTCTAAGCGCGTAAAAGCCGGCAAAAGAACCTACTTTTTTGATGTGCGTTCGACTCGTTCCAATGATTATTATCTTACAATCACCGAGAGTCGCCGTTTTCCGCAAGGAGACGGATTTGCGTATGAAAAACACAAGATGTTTCTCTACAAAGAAGATTTCGACAAATTTGTGGACGCACTTCAGGACACCGTAAATCACATCAAAACAGAATTAATGCCAAATATTGATTTCTCGCAGTACGCCGTACGTGAGGAAGAAGATTATAGCGGTAGCGATTTGAAGTGGGAGTAA
- the ychF gene encoding redox-regulated ATPase YchF → MSLQCGIVGLPNVGKSTLFSALSSAKAEAANYPFCTIEPNVGVVEVPDERMQILEGLVNPQRMVPTIVEIVDIAGLVRGASKGQGLGNQFLANIREVDAIIHVVRCFADDNIVHVEGRVNPVSDKEIIDLELQLKDLDSIEKKFARVEKAARVGDAKAKVELEIITRVKNALLHGKSVRAVGLTEDEKAAIADLQLLTIKPVIYVANVDESAIINGNEYVDQLKAAVAEENAEVIVLCAAIESEIAEMEDPEERAVFLEEYGLKESGLNRLIRASYHILNLITYFTAGVKEVRAWTIQRGWKAPQAAGVIHTDFEKGFIRAEVIKLSDYEKYKTEAACRDAGKISVEGKEYVVQDGDIMHFRFNV, encoded by the coding sequence ATGTCTCTCCAATGTGGTATTGTCGGATTGCCGAATGTGGGCAAATCCACCCTTTTTAGTGCATTGTCAAGTGCAAAGGCTGAAGCAGCCAATTATCCCTTCTGTACCATTGAACCCAACGTAGGCGTGGTAGAAGTGCCCGACGAGCGGATGCAAATACTGGAAGGCTTAGTGAATCCACAACGTATGGTGCCTACCATCGTCGAAATCGTCGATATTGCTGGACTTGTACGCGGTGCAAGCAAAGGGCAAGGCTTAGGAAATCAGTTTTTGGCAAATATTCGGGAAGTGGATGCCATTATCCACGTGGTTCGTTGCTTTGCCGACGATAACATCGTACACGTAGAAGGGCGCGTTAATCCTGTCAGCGATAAAGAAATCATTGATTTGGAGCTTCAATTGAAAGATTTGGACTCCATTGAGAAGAAATTTGCACGGGTTGAAAAAGCGGCCCGCGTTGGAGATGCAAAAGCCAAGGTCGAGCTTGAAATTATTACGCGCGTTAAAAATGCCTTGCTCCACGGTAAAAGCGTTAGGGCCGTAGGACTGACGGAAGATGAAAAAGCGGCCATTGCTGACTTACAATTGTTGACCATCAAGCCAGTCATCTACGTAGCAAACGTCGACGAATCGGCCATCATCAACGGCAACGAATACGTGGATCAATTGAAAGCGGCTGTGGCCGAAGAGAATGCCGAAGTGATTGTGCTTTGCGCGGCCATTGAATCAGAAATTGCCGAAATGGAAGACCCCGAAGAGCGCGCAGTGTTTTTGGAAGAATACGGTTTGAAAGAATCTGGTTTGAACAGATTGATTCGGGCATCGTATCACATTTTAAATCTGATTACGTACTTTACGGCGGGTGTCAAAGAAGTACGCGCATGGACCATTCAGCGGGGCTGGAAAGCACCGCAAGCCGCTGGGGTGATTCACACTGACTTTGAGAAGGGCTTTATTCGGGCCGAAGTCATTAAACTGAGCGATTACGAAAAGTACAAAACCGAGGCTGCTTGCCGCGATGCGGGTAAGATTTCGGTAGAAGGAAAAGAATACGTGGTGCAAGATGGTGATATCATGCACTTCCGTTTTAACGTATAA
- the greA gene encoding transcription elongation factor GreA translates to MAKIQYYTEEGLNKLKAELQDLKTRGRQEIARAIAEARDKGDLSENAEYDAAKEAQGLHEAKISKLEEVLGNARILDESSIDTSQVAVLSKVKIKNRKNNAVVTYTLVSEEEADLKLGKISVGSPIGKGLLGKKVGDVAQFQVPAGAMEFEVLEISR, encoded by the coding sequence ATGGCTAAAATACAGTACTACACCGAAGAAGGTCTCAACAAGCTTAAGGCTGAGTTGCAGGACTTAAAAACGCGGGGCCGACAAGAAATAGCAAGAGCAATAGCTGAAGCTCGCGATAAGGGTGATTTAAGCGAAAATGCCGAGTATGATGCCGCCAAAGAAGCACAGGGATTGCACGAAGCAAAAATCTCTAAATTAGAAGAAGTCTTGGGCAATGCCCGCATCCTCGATGAATCGTCAATTGATACGTCGCAGGTGGCTGTGTTGTCTAAAGTCAAGATAAAAAACCGTAAGAACAACGCCGTTGTGACCTACACCCTTGTGTCTGAGGAAGAGGCCGATTTGAAACTCGGAAAAATCTCCGTTGGCTCTCCCATCGGCAAAGGTCTGCTGGGAAAAAAGGTAGGTGATGTAGCTCAATTTCAGGTTCCTGCGGGAGCCATGGAGTTTGAGGTATTGGAAATATCAAGATAG
- the fmt gene encoding methionyl-tRNA formyltransferase, with amino-acid sequence MGTPEFAVSSLQKLVESGSNVVAVVTAPDKPAGRGLQLTPSPVKQYALSQGIPVLQPEKLKNPDFLEELRSYQADLQVVVAFRMLPEVVWNMPPKGTFNLHASLLPQYRGAAPINWAIINGETQTGVTTFFLQHEIDTGQIIFQETEPIHEDDTVGTLYERLMQKGAALVVKTAQAVQDGNYPQIPQPEIEELKSAPKIFKETCQIQWTQSASAIRNFVRGLSPYPTAWTTLNGKICKVYKVSVANQESSERETGDFVTDNKSFLHFKTGDGWLAIEELQLEGKKRMGIEEFLRGAKL; translated from the coding sequence ATGGGTACACCCGAATTTGCGGTGAGCAGTCTTCAAAAGCTCGTGGAAAGTGGCTCAAATGTGGTGGCGGTGGTGACAGCACCCGATAAACCCGCTGGGCGGGGTTTGCAATTGACGCCTTCGCCCGTGAAGCAATACGCCTTGTCGCAGGGGATTCCTGTTCTTCAACCTGAAAAACTTAAAAACCCCGATTTTTTGGAAGAATTGCGCAGCTATCAGGCGGATTTGCAAGTGGTGGTGGCTTTTCGGATGTTGCCCGAAGTCGTTTGGAATATGCCGCCAAAAGGAACATTTAACCTTCATGCGTCGCTTTTGCCCCAGTATCGTGGGGCGGCACCCATCAATTGGGCCATCATCAACGGCGAAACGCAAACGGGCGTTACAACTTTTTTTCTGCAACATGAGATAGATACAGGTCAAATCATTTTTCAGGAAACCGAGCCGATTCACGAAGATGATACAGTAGGCACACTCTACGAGCGTTTGATGCAAAAAGGGGCAGCTTTGGTCGTGAAAACCGCGCAGGCTGTACAGGACGGTAATTATCCTCAAATCCCACAACCTGAGATTGAGGAGTTAAAAAGTGCTCCCAAGATTTTTAAGGAGACCTGCCAAATCCAATGGACGCAATCTGCTTCTGCTATTCGCAACTTTGTGCGTGGATTATCCCCCTATCCGACTGCTTGGACTACCCTCAATGGAAAAATCTGTAAAGTGTACAAGGTTTCAGTGGCCAATCAAGAATCCAGTGAACGAGAAACTGGAGATTTTGTGACCGATAATAAATCATTCCTTCATTTCAAGACGGGTGATGGTTGGCTGGCGATTGAGGAGCTACAACTAGAAGGGAAAAAACGCATGGGAATTGAAGAATTCCTGCGAGGCGCTAAACTATAA
- a CDS encoding MFS transporter — protein sequence MPPSRISVSLIFFICGFIYTNWSTRLPSIQTLFSLNNSTLGLMLLCVAVGSLTSMPLTGWLIARRGSKFATTLSLLLFCCSLFLFPLLSLKWHLAVFFYIIGAFMGALDVAMNAQAVAIEQRYNALMMSSFHAIFSVGMMLGALSGSFFVPFSTTFHFAVVSAGALVIAVACVFFLIPDTVKPSNEGVAFRLPDRSMLFMGLIAFCAMLGEGAMADWSTNYLKNVLQTNAAMAPLGLSAFSAAMTIGRFGGDKIRTIFGDKRLILANSALAMLGLVVALMIPSVWVAIGGLFLVGLGLSTIIPIIYSNAGHNTSLPNGVGLAMVSTLGYFGFLFGPPVIGFLADSQGLRAALVFVVLLFGVMVVLGRKIET from the coding sequence ATGCCTCCAAGTCGAATATCCGTCAGTTTGATCTTCTTCATTTGTGGATTCATCTATACCAATTGGAGTACCCGATTACCCAGTATTCAAACACTTTTTTCGCTCAACAACAGCACTTTAGGACTAATGCTCCTTTGTGTAGCAGTGGGCTCACTCACGTCCATGCCGCTCACGGGTTGGCTCATTGCACGTCGGGGCAGCAAATTTGCCACAACGCTGTCGCTTTTGTTGTTTTGTTGTTCGTTATTTTTGTTTCCGTTGCTATCCTTAAAATGGCACTTAGCAGTCTTTTTTTACATAATCGGCGCGTTTATGGGGGCGCTGGATGTTGCAATGAACGCCCAAGCGGTGGCGATTGAGCAACGCTATAATGCTCTGATGATGTCTTCTTTTCACGCCATTTTCAGCGTAGGAATGATGCTTGGTGCATTGAGTGGTTCTTTTTTTGTGCCGTTTAGCACCACGTTTCACTTTGCGGTCGTTTCGGCGGGGGCTTTGGTGATTGCGGTGGCTTGTGTGTTCTTTTTGATTCCAGATACGGTCAAACCGTCGAACGAAGGCGTGGCTTTTCGGCTACCCGACCGCTCCATGCTTTTTATGGGTCTGATTGCGTTTTGTGCCATGTTGGGGGAGGGCGCAATGGCCGATTGGAGCACCAACTACCTGAAAAATGTTCTCCAAACCAATGCCGCGATGGCACCACTGGGTTTGTCGGCGTTTTCGGCCGCGATGACGATTGGGCGTTTCGGAGGGGATAAAATCCGAACAATTTTTGGGGATAAACGCCTTATTTTGGCAAATTCGGCTCTGGCAATGCTCGGTTTGGTGGTTGCGTTGATGATTCCCTCCGTGTGGGTGGCCATTGGTGGTCTTTTTTTGGTGGGCTTGGGCCTATCAACCATTATTCCCATTATTTATAGCAACGCAGGTCACAACACATCATTACCCAACGGCGTAGGATTGGCCATGGTTAGTACGTTGGGCTACTTTGGGTTTTTGTTTGGGCCGCCAGTCATTGGCTTTCTGGCAGACTCGCAGGGGTTGCGGGCAGCGCTGGTGTTTGTGGTGCTCCTTTTTGGAGTAATGGTGGTTTTGGGCCGAAAAATAGAAACTTAG
- a CDS encoding MarR family winged helix-turn-helix transcriptional regulator — MTHPSDSRAYFFKIDTTIKKIRNVLQKRFNDSGFDLTVDQWVLIDHVARNQGISQNMLAELTTKDAPTVTRILDLLVKKGLVERRMSDEDRRKFNIFLMPEGTKTFEMVLPVVKEIRRQGWGELNEEDYAHFVRIMDSIYQNFSE; from the coding sequence ATGACTCACCCTTCCGATTCTCGTGCCTATTTTTTCAAAATTGATACCACCATCAAGAAAATCCGCAACGTGTTACAGAAACGTTTCAACGATTCGGGATTTGATTTGACGGTAGACCAATGGGTATTGATTGACCACGTAGCCAGAAATCAGGGAATAAGTCAAAATATGTTAGCCGAACTCACCACCAAAGACGCCCCCACAGTGACGCGCATTTTGGATTTGCTCGTCAAGAAAGGATTGGTCGAGCGCCGCATGTCGGACGAAGACCGGCGTAAATTCAACATTTTTTTAATGCCCGAAGGCACCAAAACATTCGAGATGGTTTTGCCCGTGGTCAAAGAAATCCGTCGTCAAGGTTGGGGAGAACTTAACGAAGAAGACTACGCCCATTTTGTTAGAATTATGGACTCTATCTATCAGAATTTCAGCGAATAA
- a CDS encoding O-methyltransferase, translating into MFLRPIFRYFFAAQNEHGLHSPFVFDLYLNTIKKDTLKPRFEAIEALRNEMLQSRETLTITDFGAGSKVNASPVREVRDVAKHSKKSAQLGRLFYRLIQHFNYSTIFDLGTSLGLTTLYLASAKPDAHIFTFEGCPETANLARRNFEKIGALAPIEVIVGNLDETLNAQVAAIPSIDFAFFDANHRYEPTVRYFETCLTKAHENSLFVFDDIHWSPEMEAAWEYITQHPSVTVTIDLFSVGLVFFRKKQPKQNFVLRWRFWR; encoded by the coding sequence TTGTTCCTTCGTCCTATTTTTCGCTATTTTTTTGCTGCCCAAAACGAACACGGTCTTCATTCTCCTTTTGTATTCGATCTCTATCTAAATACAATCAAAAAAGATACTTTAAAGCCCCGTTTTGAAGCCATTGAAGCGCTGCGCAACGAAATGCTTCAAAGTCGTGAAACCCTCACAATTACCGATTTTGGGGCGGGTTCAAAAGTGAATGCCTCCCCCGTTAGGGAAGTGCGCGACGTGGCGAAACATTCAAAAAAATCGGCTCAGTTGGGGCGACTTTTCTACCGACTGATTCAGCATTTCAATTATTCCACGATTTTTGATTTGGGAACTTCATTGGGCCTGACCACCCTCTACTTGGCATCCGCCAAGCCAGATGCGCACATTTTCACTTTTGAAGGCTGCCCCGAAACGGCCAACTTAGCCCGACGTAATTTCGAAAAAATTGGCGCATTGGCCCCGATTGAAGTCATTGTTGGAAATTTAGACGAAACCCTGAATGCTCAGGTAGCCGCTATCCCCAGTATCGACTTTGCCTTTTTTGATGCCAATCACCGGTACGAGCCTACCGTCCGCTACTTCGAAACCTGCCTGACCAAGGCCCACGAAAATAGTCTCTTTGTTTTTGATGATATTCATTGGTCTCCCGAGATGGAAGCCGCCTGGGAGTATATCACCCAACATCCGTCCGTTACGGTCACGATTGATTTGTTTTCGGTTGGGTTGGTTTTCTTCCGAAAAAAACAACCCAAACAAAATTTCGTGTTGCGTTGGCGATTTTGGCGATAG
- the apaG gene encoding Co2+/Mg2+ efflux protein ApaG, whose translation MTSAITEGVRVSVLTQYQPEYSSPMQAHFVFTYRITIENHSEHTVQLLRRHWFIHDSNGTVREVEGEGVVGQQPVLEPGEVHEYVSGCNLRTSMGKMGGTYLMERIMDGKQFNVTIPEFTMIAPYRLN comes from the coding sequence ATGACATCCGCGATTACAGAAGGCGTTCGAGTAAGCGTATTGACGCAATATCAGCCCGAATATTCGAGCCCGATGCAGGCCCATTTCGTATTTACGTACCGCATTACCATCGAAAATCACAGCGAGCATACGGTACAATTGTTGCGCCGGCACTGGTTCATCCATGACTCAAACGGTACCGTTCGGGAAGTAGAAGGCGAAGGCGTAGTAGGGCAACAACCCGTGCTTGAACCTGGCGAAGTCCATGAATACGTATCGGGCTGCAACCTTCGCACCAGCATGGGTAAAATGGGCGGCACTTACCTGATGGAGCGCATCATGGACGGCAAACAATTCAACGTAACAATTCCTGAGTTTACGATGATTGCCCCCTACCGTCTGAATTAG
- the ung gene encoding uracil-DNA glycosylase → MDIKIEASWKARLQTEFEQPYFADLVAYVRQEYKTQQIYPPGKLMFNAFDKCPFDKTKVVILGQDPYHGRGQANGLCFSVNDGVTIPPSLINIFKEIQNDLGKPFPRSGNLERWAEQGVLLLNATLTVQEGKPGSHQGHGWEQFSDAVIRHLNDDKEGLVFLLWGRYAQDKGRIIDPKKHFVLKSKHPSPMSANSGGWFGNNHFSQANNYLKAKGLQEIEW, encoded by the coding sequence ATGGATATTAAGATTGAAGCTTCGTGGAAGGCTCGATTGCAGACCGAATTTGAACAGCCTTATTTTGCCGACTTGGTTGCGTATGTGCGTCAGGAATACAAAACCCAACAAATCTATCCACCTGGCAAACTGATGTTTAATGCATTTGATAAATGCCCTTTTGACAAAACCAAAGTGGTCATTTTGGGGCAAGACCCTTACCATGGTAGAGGGCAAGCCAACGGGCTTTGCTTTTCGGTCAACGACGGTGTTACTATCCCTCCTTCGCTCATCAATATTTTCAAAGAAATTCAAAATGATTTGGGGAAGCCTTTTCCGCGCAGCGGAAACTTGGAGCGATGGGCCGAGCAGGGAGTACTCCTCCTCAACGCCACGCTTACCGTGCAGGAAGGCAAGCCAGGCTCTCATCAAGGGCACGGCTGGGAACAATTCTCAGATGCCGTCATTCGTCATTTAAACGACGATAAAGAGGGGCTGGTCTTTCTGCTGTGGGGAAGATATGCGCAGGACAAAGGCCGAATCATTGACCCCAAAAAACATTTTGTGCTGAAATCAAAACACCCTTCGCCGATGTCGGCCAACTCTGGTGGTTGGTTTGGCAATAATCACTTTAGTCAGGCAAATAATTATTTGAAAGCCAAGGGTTTGCAGGAGATTGAATGGTAG
- a CDS encoding 2TM domain-containing protein, producing MQPRDEKLWRIAKRRAHFQRDLMSYLFTNAILITIWYLTSGTKSHFWPGWVLVFWGIGLVTQYYRAYIRPNDDDLAEQEYQKLLKEKQNGL from the coding sequence ATGCAACCTCGTGACGAAAAGCTCTGGAGAATCGCCAAGCGAAGGGCCCATTTCCAACGCGATTTAATGTCTTATCTGTTCACAAACGCCATTTTAATCACCATTTGGTACCTTACTTCTGGAACCAAGAGTCATTTTTGGCCCGGTTGGGTACTCGTTTTTTGGGGAATTGGCCTCGTCACCCAATATTACCGCGCCTACATTCGCCCTAACGACGATGACCTCGCCGAACAGGAATATCAAAAGCTCTTGAAAGAAAAACAGAATGGTTTATAA
- a CDS encoding 2TM domain-containing protein, translating to METQRDPQLWKMAKARASFKSHLYVYLFVNAALWTLWAFGLIWSRGDTYPWPVWTSFGWGIGLVSHYFSAYTYSEKNMVEREYQKLLNKE from the coding sequence ATGGAAACGCAACGCGACCCCCAACTTTGGAAAATGGCAAAAGCAAGAGCTTCGTTCAAAAGCCACCTTTATGTGTACCTTTTTGTCAACGCTGCCTTATGGACCTTGTGGGCCTTTGGCCTGATATGGAGCCGAGGCGATACCTATCCTTGGCCCGTATGGACATCTTTCGGTTGGGGAATAGGGCTTGTATCTCATTATTTTTCGGCGTACACTTACAGTGAAAAAAACATGGTAGAACGCGAATATCAGAAGCTTTTGAACAAAGAATGA
- a CDS encoding DNA polymerase/3'-5' exonuclease PolX, translated as MSNDEIVEILELTTKLLELHDADTFKIRTYSSAAFNLSRLNGQELATLSTAALTQLPGVGKSMAAKIQEIVQTGRLTELEQLMAQTPVGVLEMFKIKGIGAKKIGTIWRQLGIDTIAGLQEACETGQIAKLKGFGESTQQKILASMAFLQSQMGKVRMDKGAILAELIREELQKHFPNVVITGEVARKNETVETIQLLVGTESPVAAIRQINEIRWLLQNEKISSPFTWRGKIVDRSTTTDLPPQGEEVEQKKTLEIQVEIVFVQPDRFESERFILESTEAHLRQSTALGTSLLAVAYSNSREESAEAIYQKAGLPYVVPEMREGLGEFEWLTKHTNEDLITWDALRGILHNHSTYSDGKHSLEVMARYCQELGFEYLGIADHSQTASYANGLRVDRVKLQHEEIDRLNQTLSSNASKPFKILKGIESDILSDGSLDYPEEVLKTFDYVVASVHSNLTMSLEKATGRLLAAIENPYTTILGHPTGRLLLAREGYPIDHKVIIEACARHGVVIEINASPWRLDLDWRWIRYCMDKGVMLSINPDAHQKEGYFDMHYGVNVARKGGLTKEMTFNALSLAEIEAYLEKRKNG; from the coding sequence ATGTCTAACGACGAAATTGTAGAAATCCTTGAACTAACGACCAAATTGCTTGAACTGCATGATGCAGATACTTTTAAAATCCGCACCTATTCGTCGGCGGCTTTTAACCTGAGTCGGCTCAATGGCCAAGAATTGGCGACATTGTCGACCGCAGCATTGACCCAATTGCCGGGTGTGGGGAAAAGTATGGCCGCCAAAATTCAGGAAATCGTGCAAACGGGACGCTTGACTGAGCTGGAACAACTCATGGCTCAAACACCCGTAGGAGTGCTCGAGATGTTTAAAATAAAAGGAATTGGTGCCAAAAAAATCGGGACAATCTGGCGGCAATTGGGCATCGACACCATTGCGGGCTTACAAGAAGCGTGTGAGACTGGTCAAATTGCAAAATTGAAAGGATTTGGCGAAAGTACCCAGCAGAAAATTCTGGCTTCGATGGCGTTTTTACAAAGCCAAATGGGCAAGGTACGTATGGACAAGGGCGCAATTTTGGCTGAGTTAATCAGGGAGGAACTTCAGAAACACTTTCCAAATGTGGTGATAACGGGAGAGGTAGCGCGTAAAAATGAAACGGTTGAAACAATTCAGCTGCTGGTCGGTACGGAGTCGCCTGTGGCGGCTATACGTCAAATCAATGAAATAAGGTGGTTATTGCAAAACGAAAAAATATCTTCCCCTTTTACGTGGCGGGGCAAGATTGTTGACCGCAGTACCACTACCGACTTGCCACCGCAGGGCGAAGAAGTAGAGCAGAAAAAAACGCTGGAAATTCAGGTAGAAATTGTTTTTGTACAACCTGATAGGTTTGAAAGTGAACGATTTATTTTAGAAAGTACCGAAGCGCATTTAAGGCAATCGACGGCGTTGGGAACCTCTTTGTTGGCAGTAGCTTACAGCAATTCCCGCGAAGAATCCGCCGAAGCTATTTACCAAAAAGCAGGGTTGCCGTACGTAGTACCCGAAATGCGCGAAGGCTTGGGAGAATTTGAGTGGCTGACCAAACATACAAATGAAGACCTGATTACGTGGGATGCCCTGCGGGGAATTTTACACAACCACAGTACCTATTCCGACGGGAAGCACAGCCTGGAAGTGATGGCGCGGTATTGTCAAGAATTGGGATTTGAATACCTGGGCATTGCAGACCACTCACAAACGGCAAGTTATGCCAATGGTCTCCGGGTCGATCGGGTCAAATTGCAGCACGAAGAAATTGACCGCCTGAATCAGACGTTGTCTTCCAATGCCTCCAAACCGTTTAAAATCCTGAAAGGAATTGAGTCTGACATCCTCAGTGACGGTTCGTTGGACTACCCAGAGGAGGTGCTGAAAACCTTTGATTACGTGGTGGCATCGGTCCACAGTAACCTCACTATGAGCCTTGAAAAAGCAACGGGACGTTTGTTGGCGGCGATTGAAAATCCATACACTACGATATTGGGCCACCCCACAGGACGGCTGTTGCTGGCTCGGGAAGGGTATCCGATTGACCATAAAGTGATTATTGAGGCATGTGCACGCCACGGAGTGGTCATTGAAATCAACGCGAGTCCTTGGCGTTTGGATTTGGATTGGCGTTGGATAAGGTATTGCATGGACAAAGGGGTAATGCTCAGTATCAATCCTGATGCGCACCAAAAAGAAGGCTATTTTGACATGCATTACGGAGTAAACGTAGCCAGAAAAGGTGGCCTAACCAAAGAGATGACATTCAACGCGTTGAGCTTGGCGGAAATAGAAGCTTACCTTGAGAAAAGAAAAAATGGATAA